From the Toxoplasma gondii ME49 chromosome VIIa, whole genome shotgun sequence genome, one window contains:
- a CDS encoding hypothetical protein (encoded by transcript TGME49_280370), whose protein sequence is MERQQDTGFSGFLSPKQSYSSSPSTTGQGVTTERVHSDCPPPPPATSQRSSPVASTAPTPSPLVQSQKQPSFAPSSSAVTKDCSGVPQPNMYGRSLGDSFRQESPPRQEQTPQPQLGQLPRAASPLTTPSGPHSSTAHHQPNHYVGGSCLPGIDCQEADTEPYGEGHAERLWNFSGRGSLSFDDLIAQVQKLLHSNSTSSSASSASTPRRPSGRLGEIVDVPGESKTKDNRSTWARRPILGRPPEQQQQHGTEEGREIMQRGEEEYSGGCIGRLDLHVLQEAAASQRIQAYGPGGDFSSLCEPFNEGVTQHTTSYIDPQAFAVLQELHRTAVQQRVSEAKIAVLRQENADLRNRITLLEETQTFLQQQNQSLRAAQHSAEAAGSSLGESRPATNKSATSRLLTPSGYQGPDQIQSAPNPSTPIIKGSDKISVEQFLLSFHFTLTQDYPHAILKFCADHNLVVKLLGYHGKRVELLERQYCCRIQTSAQASSFPGYPNGRCVLFTGPLVSLLRACADLYAVVDTSSPGLRTNIEGYRVCLVVPGDFVGRLLRSNCAGLHALQEAGGKAVHIALGNLCVLMRANYSERVLLIDGNIEGVCQFLNLLRHSCRASAEGFQAVKEGSEEGGPKTWRVGGAGTWCTISVGATSTVRFGVSLLQYLHVHYSE, encoded by the exons ATGGAACGCCAGCAGGATACCGGGTTTTCTGGTTTTTTGTCTCCGAAACAGTCTtactcttcgtcgccttcgactACAGGACAAGGAGTTACAACGGAACGTGTCCATTCAGAT TGTCCCCCGCCGCCGCCAGCAACGTCCCAAAGAAGTAGTCCAGTTGCCTCGACTGCGCCTACACCATCGCCATTAGTGCAGTCTCAAAAACAGCCTTCTTTTGCGCCGTCGTCTTCAGCAGTGACGAAAGATTGCTCTGGTGTACCTCAGCCAAATATGTACGGGCGATCTCTGGGAGATTCATTTCGCCAGGAGAGTCCTCCTCGGCAGGAGCAAACTCCGCAGCCACAACTAGGACAGCTCCCGAGGGCGGCAAGCCCACTGACTACTCCGTCAGGTCCTCATTCGTCGACAGCGCATCATCAACCAAATCACTATGTGGGGGGCTCTTGCTTACCAGGAATCGATTGCCAAGAAGCTGATACAGAACCTTACGGTGAAGGACACGCGGAACGGTTGTGGAACTTCAGCGGTAGAGGTTCTCTTTCGTTTGACGATCTAATCGCGCAGGTCCAGAAGTTACTCCACTCGAACTCGACGTCatcgtctgcctcttctgcttcgacACCTCGTCGTCCTAGTGGCCGCCTCGGTGAGATAGTAGATGTGCCCGGAGAGAGTAAGACAAAAGACAATAGAAGTACATGGGCGAGACGACCAATATTAGGTAGACCACCTGAACAACAGCAACAACATGGAACCGAAGAAGGTAGAGAAATCATGCAgcgaggtgaagaagagtaCTCCGGAGGTTGCATCGGACGGCTGGACCTTCATGTGTTACAAGAAG CAGCAGCGTCTCAGCGCATACAGGCGTACGGGCCTGGGGGAGACTTCTCCAGCCTGTGTGAACCCTTCAATGAAG GTGTAACCCAACATACAACATCATATATCGACCCACAGGCGTTCGCAGTTCTTCAAGAGCTGCATCGAACCGCCGTACAGCAGAGGGTGTCAGAAGCAAAAATCGCGGTTTTGCGCCAGGAAAACGCCGATCTGAGAAACCGAATCACGCTTTTAGAGGAAACCCAAACCTTCTTGCAACAGCAGAATCAGAGTCTCCGGGCGGCGCAACACTCTGCCGAAGCCGCTGGGTCCAGCTTGGGTGAGAGTCGGCCAGCAACAAATAAGTCAGCAACCAGCAGACTACTCACTCCATCTGGATACCAAGGACCGGATCAAATTCAGAGTGCTCCGAATCCATCCACACCCATTATTAAAGGGTCGGACAAGATCTCAGTCGAGCAATTTTTGTTGAG CTTTCATTTTACACTGACCCAAGACTACCCCCATGCTATTCTCAAGTTCTGCGCCGACCACAACCTGGTAGTGAAGCTTCTGGGTTACCATGGAAAACGGGTCGAGCTACTTGAGCGTCAGTACTGCTGCCGCATTCAGACATCAGCCCAAGCATCTTCGTTTCCAGGTTATCCGAATGGACGATGCGTCCTCTTCACCGGCCCGCTGGTTTCATTACTCCGAGCGTGTGCCGACTTGTACGCTGTGGTAGACACATCTAGTCCAGGACTCCGAACAAATATTGAAGGATACCGAGTATGCTTAGTAGTCCCAGGAGACTTTGTTGGACGTCTTCTACGAAGCAACTGTGCGGGACTGCACGCTCTTCAAGAAGCTGGAGGAAAGGCTGTTCACATTGCGCTTGGAAATTTATGTGTGTTAATGCGGGCCAATTATTCCGAGAGGGTCCTTCTAATTGATGGGAATATTGAGGGCGTTTGTCAA TTCTTGAATCTGCTGCGGCACAGTTGCAGGGCTTCTGCCGAAGGTTTTCAGGCGGTCAAGGAGGGGTCGGAGGAGGGGGGTCCGAAAACTTGGCGAGTCG GTGGTGCCGGCACATGGTGCACCATTTCTGTTGGTGCCACGAGCACGGTGCGGTTTGGAGTCTCGCTGCTCCAGTATCTCCATGTACACTATTCGGAGTGA
- a CDS encoding hypothetical protein (encoded by transcript TGME49_280375), with product MAAIATAQPKSQACDSTKYLAGRSEARLCEGHMCHGHLLIKRRKTRQAERVTASVSNYKQLIGARCDERSCIGCGFVEQAPSVGVTPRVSWESLFGPSPSRLWTISSEQRQFCSIKVP from the exons GCCTGCGACTCTACCAAATATTTAGCCGGCAGATCGGAAGCGCGTCTCTGTGAAGGACACATGTGTCACGGGCACTTGCTTATCAAGCGGCGTAAGACTCGCCAGGCGGAGAGAGTCACCGCTTCTGTTTCGAATTACAAACAGCTAATAG GTGCCCGGTGTGATGAGCGCAGCTGCATCGGCTGCGGCTTCGTTGAACAAGCACCATCCGTCGGGGTCACTCCGCGTGTTTCGTGGGAGTCGCTATTCGGTCCGTCTCCCTCGAGACTATGGACAATTTCGTCGGAGCAGCGGCAATTTTGTA GTATTAAAGTTCCGTGA